In Dromaius novaehollandiae isolate bDroNov1 chromosome 16, bDroNov1.hap1, whole genome shotgun sequence, one genomic interval encodes:
- the RPS21 gene encoding small ribosomal subunit protein eS21: protein MQNDAGEFVDLYVPRKCSASNRIIGAKDHASIQINISEVDKVTGRVNGQFKTYAICGAIRRMGESDDSILRLAKNDGIVSKNF, encoded by the exons ATGCAGAACGACGCCGGCGAGTTCGTGGACCTCTACGTGCCGCGGAAATG CTCTGCTAGCAACCGAATAATTGGTGCCAAGGATCATGCTTCTATTCAGATAAATATTTCTGAG GTTGACAAGGTAACGGGCAGAGTCAATGGCCAGTTCAAAACATACGCCATTTGCGGAGCAATTCGTAGGATG GGGGAATCGGATGACTCCATTCTGCGTCTGGCAAAAAATGATGGAATTGTTTCCAA gaATTTCTAA